In Caloenas nicobarica isolate bCalNic1 chromosome 6, bCalNic1.hap1, whole genome shotgun sequence, the DNA window CGGAGTGCCCTTGATGGAGGTCAACACCATGGTGTGGATACTCATGGCACGGGCAAACCTACTCACAGCAAAGCACAGATGGTCAGTTCAGGCTGAAACACCCATTGCAGCGCCCTACAAGTTTACCAACACCTCTCCCCTCTGGAGCCCAAAATCCCCCATCCTTACTCAATCTCTAAATATGCACAGAATCCAGGTCCCCTTCCATGCTCCCCCCTCCTTCTCTACAGCACCCAGGACACTCCTTGGCTGCCCCAAGGCCAAGTGTACCCCACGAGCTGGACATCAGCACCCACCCAAAGTCACAGAGCTTGACAATGCCATCTTTGCCCAGCAGGATGTTCTGGGGTTTCATGTCGCGGTGCAGGATGCGGTGGGAGTGCAGGTAATAGAGAGCAGAGACCAGTTGGGCAGCAATGGTCTGGACCTGCAGGAGACATGGGAGCCTCACCCTCTGTCCCATGGTGCCACCAGCTGGCACAACCATGGGATCCCTTATGGCCTGGCCCCCACAGTACTCCCACTCCTGCCCTTGCCCTCTTTGGGGCAGGGACCAGCCCCAGCCATGGACCGGCAGCTCCTTGGAGCAGGCTGATGGCCAAGGCGGCAGCCTGGTCCTGTGGTCCTCGGAGAGGGAACAGGGAAGCTGAGGTCCCTGTTGGACCTCACTGTCCCCGAGTGCAACTTGGCCCCTTCTCCATCCCCTTCAGAAGCTCTGCTAGGTAAAGCCCCAGAGGCACCCTCACCCTCCTGATGTCTCCTGGCCCACAGCAGAGACCCGCTGCCTACAGGCAGACAAATCCCGTTCCCTCCATCCTGCAGCAAACACTGCATGGCCACCGCCACAACAGTCACCTGGTCCTCGGGCAAAGTTCCATCATCCTCCAGGATCTGGAAGAGCTCCCCCTCTGCGTAATCAgtcaccaccaccacctggAGGGAAGAGCAGCGTGGTGAGATCAAGCGCTGACCCAGCCACATCCCCACCATGCCCTGGGGAACAGGACGGAGCAGGGCAGGAAATTTGAGGGATATGCTGGGGTGTGATCATGCACAGCGCATCAGATTGGGCTGGGACCTGGGGTGGGAAAGGGCCTCCACGGCTGCACTGCAGCAAGTACTTGGCACTCACTAGAGGCCTTGTGGCTGTCCTTATCTCAGGCAGCCAGCAGAAAccagggaagagggaaggacaGGACAAGCCCAGAATGGTATTTCCAAGGCCAGTGGGTAGAATCACCCCCTTGAGCTTGTTTTGAATCTGCTGCCCAATTACTTTATTTCATGCCCCCATGTCCCATAGCACGGCCTTCAGTCCTTTCTTCTTATACTGTCTCCATGAGAGTTTAAATCAGTGAAAAGTCCATCTCTGAAGAGACTAATGAGGTGACTGAAGAGTCACCCTCATCATGTGATCCCAAACCACTCCTCTTGCACCACATACCCTCCACCCAGCTTCTTCGCCTCTGCATATGACCAGTGTACCCTGCATAGCCCAGGTAGGTGCTGGCTCCCCACACAGAACATACTGGAGGGCTCTGAAAAACACTGAACAGGCCCTGGGAGGGTGTCACCAGCATCTCCTCAGAGAGGTCCCTACGACAGCAGGGGCCAGCCCTTGCTCCTCTGCCCCAGTCAAGCAAAAACATCTGCCCGGAGTAATCCCCTTTCACCTCCTTGTCGGTCTCAAAGCTGTCGAGCATCTGGATGATGTTGGGGTGATGGAGGCCTCTCATGATCTCAATTTCCCGCTGCAGGTTCTTCAGCTCCTTCTGAGACCGCCCCACCTTGGGGATGAACTTCAAGGCCACCACCTTTCAAAGGAGACAAAGCTGGGATCAGACCAGGCTCTTACCCACCCTGGCAGAGGCTGCGTTTAACCCAAATGGGACTCAGCGTTTTCCAGCTGAGCACATCAAACGAGATATTTGTTCACTGGATCCCTTGGAACTGGGAATCTCCCCAGGCCCTTGCACATAGATACAGGTGCTCACAGTACTTTGCGCACTGGcatttaaagcaaagaaatttaATTAGTGAGCACAGACAAAACTAGAACTGCCAGAAACACAGGACAGGACCTAGagatcctggtggacagcaagcCTAACAtaagccagcagtgtgtccaggCAGTGAGAAGCACTAGAAGCACCCTGGGCTGTATGAACAGGCAGAGTTGGAAGGAAGTAATTATGGCCctttattttgaatttcttaGACCACGTTAGCAATATTGTGGCCAGTTTTTGGCCCAGAAAGACATCAACAGGCCGGAGTGGGTATGGCAGAGGCCACCAGGATGGTGAGGGGGCTGAACACTCAGGCTTAGAAATTGACACAGGGGAGCTTCAActtgacaaaaggaaaaaacattcaCCCCAAGTATAGTCAAGCAGTGGCTGTGGCGTGTTTGTCCTTGAGGATTCACAGGATCTGAATTTGGTGCTGGCCCTGCTTTAAGCAGAGGCTGGACTGGAGACTGCTCCTGAGGTCCCTTGAACCTGAATGACTCTGTGCCAGTAGGAGCTGGACAGGTatgtcagcagaaaaatgaatgagTCCCGAGTCCCAAAGCCCTGGCAGGTCCCCGGAACCCAACAGCCACCAGAACTCAGTCCCCAGTGCCACACCACAGATGCCCGACACCTCTTTCCTCACCTGGGCGCTGTGTTTCTGGCGCCCCTTGTACACGCGCCCGAACGAGCCTTCGCCAATCATCTCCAGGACATGGTACTTCTCCATCGTGGGAGTTCAGGGAGGGGGCCACTGAGCTGCCGAGGCAAAGCAGTCGGTGAGAAGAAGCGACAAGAAGCGCTTTGCCCTCTCTCTTCGCCTCTTGCCGTCCGCCACCGGCTGCCACAGGGCATGGACCCCAACCCCCGCAGACATATGGATAGTGCCAGTGCTGGGAAGGCGCTGGGAAGGCAGGACTGCACCCTCTGCGATCCCAGATCCCAAGGGCCGGGCTTCCCCTCCCCGCGGGCAAATCCCCTCCCCGCGGGGCCCCACCCTGGGCCCGGTCCCCGGGACAGGGGTCCCCCGGGAGCCCCCGCTGGGCTCCGTCCCTGCCCGCCGGCTGCACCTCTGGTCCCTCACGGCAAGACGAGCCCCAAGCCCTGGGCGgggcccccgcagccccccgtGTGGGATGAACGTCaccccgctccgctcccgccgCGCTCCGCTCagccccgggcccgccgccgccacggCGTCGCCTAGCAACGCCTCTCCGCGCGTGCGCCCGCGTGGAGGTTCCGGTTCCGGGGCGCGCGGGAAGATGGCGGCGGCCGGTGAGGAAGCGGAGACGACGGATTGGTAACGCTCCCCCTTCCCCGGTGCcccgcacccccagcccagcgggGCCTGCGACGCCGCCGCCTGACCCCCGTCCCGGTCCCCGCAGGGCGCTGCCGCCGGAGGTGGAGGTGCTGGAGTCCATCTacctggaggagctgcgggTGGCTCGGGGCCGCGGCAGGTACGGACCGCGGCCCAacccccccgggcccggccctgccccgcgCTGCCGCCCCTCACCTCGGCCTGCCCCGCAGGTGGGAGCCCTGGGAGATCAGCATCACCCTGCACCCCGCTACGGCCCAGGACCAGGACTCGCAGTACGTCTGCTTCACCCTGGTGCTCTCCGTGCCCCCACAGGTAGGCCGTCGGCCCCAAGCCCCCACCCCGGATCTCTCTGCATCCCTCGTTGTGCTTTGTGTGTTTCTGGTTTTTCCTAGTATCCCAACAAATCTCCGGAAGTCTCGATCAGGAACCCGCGGGGGCTGTCAGATGAGCAAATTCAAAAGTGAGTGCCaggagggtggggagagggtGATTTTTTCCTCCGATATGCAGGAGGCAGAACTGGTGAAAAAGCCTTCTCTCAGATTCACGTGGTTCTCTGTGTCTGGTTAAGGAGTGGATATAGGTCCCTAAATCACCTTGCGTTAAATCTCCTGGGAGGCACTGGTGCTGAGTTTGGGACCAAGGGGTCAACCCTATGGTTGTTCCCCAGTGGTCCCTCTAAACTGTAATCTAAATCCCCTGGGCCTTTGAAGGAGTTGTTCCAGCTTTCACAGTGGTGGGACTGAAGGAAGTCCTTGGGCAGCCCATTGTTGCCCTTGTGCTCCAGTCATTGGTGCAGCTGagtgtgtgcaagagagacCCTGGtatctgccagcagcacaggagtaACAGGGATCCCCCAGACCTGCTCGGGGGCTGCCATCAGATAAGAGAAGCCTGAGATTCACCAGAATTGGAGGGTGCTGGGTGAGCTCGAGCCAAGGAGCCAAGTGAACCAGCTCTTGCAAATCCTCTGAGGACAAAGGCTTCTGTGCACTGGTTTGTGGGGAGCTCATGAGTATGTGTGTACACGTGTGCCTGtcctgtgctgcaggcagagcctgaAGGCCAGTGCtctatttcttcctcctgtcatCGTGGTGGGGTGACAGGTATATGGGCCACTGAAAAGGTGTGACTAAATGTTAagtattgctgctgctttgctatAGGATCTCCCAGACCCTCAAAAGTGTTGCTGAAGCCAGGCTTGGGACAGAGGTGCTCTACGAACTGATCGAGGTGAGAGCTGGGGTAGATTGGGAGTGCCCAGCCACAGACGCTAGTCCCCGACTGCCTGAGGGGTGGGACAGCCCTGAGCCCATGGGCAGCTGGTGAgtaaaatgtttgctttaatgCTTCcgcagaaggggaaggagattCTCACTGACAACAACATTCCTCATGGCCAGTGTGTGATCTGCCTGTACGGATTCCAGGTAGGAGTGTGTCTCCTGGCCCTGCAAGCTGACTGGGAAGTGAGGCAAAAAAATGGGGGGCCTGGGGCTCAAAGCATGGGGTATTGTTCTGGAACCGGGGTGTGCCTCAGCAGCCCCCTGCTCCCCTGGTCTGTAGGTGATCCTACTCAGCATGGACCTTCCTGAGGCAGTGTGTGCTACTCTCCCTGTCAGCCTGGAGATAACCACCTACAGAAACAGGGCATAGGGGCAGCGAGTGATGCCGGGTCATCTCCAAGGGAGTGGGTAGGGTCCAGGGATAGTTGCTGGTTgttctaaacattgttctgcagcaagcagaaccctaaGATCACTCCCCCATGACACTGGTGCATCTCAGCTTCCCTGTGTTGGTCAAGCCCCACCTAGAGTTCAGCACACAGGTGATCAGGAGGGACTAGAACACATTGTGCAGGTGCCGAggtctgcagggatgggggagcTTGTCTTCTCTGGGTTGCAATGAGAAATGGTGCCTGCCTAGAAGAGAGAACACATTGCAGGGGAAGATTGCTGTTTATACAGGAGAAACCAGtcacaaatattttgcagcttgACATTAGGAGTGTTTCTCACATTCAGAACAGGGAGCAGTGTCCCAGTGAGAGCAGAGGATGCAGAGATGAAGCCCAGCAGAAGATGTTATATGGTTCTGCCAGCAGTAGCACTAGTTCCCCACTGCCAGCACTGACACTGGAGTGAAAACTCACCTCAGCTGGGTAGGCTACACAACCCAGTGCTCAGAAACCCTTTAAAGCTGCCCCCTCTCCTCTGCAGGAGAGAGAAGCCTTCACAAAGACCCAGTGCTACCACTACTTCCACTCCCACTGCCTGGCCCGCTATGCCCAGCACATGGAGGAGGAGATCCTCatgcagcaggaggagagagagcagCACCTGGCGCCTTCCCCTAGACAGGTACTGGGCCCTACACCCTCTCCCCTGGCCCCTTGCTCAGGCCCTCATGATATCTGTGTCACCCACTCTGGGACACGGAGTGAGGGCTTGCCTGAcctggcagcacaggcagcattgTGCCTGCACTGAGAATCAGAGTGAGGATTAGACCAAGTGATctccaacagccctttccaaccaaaactacCCTGTGAGTTTCTAGTACTTCAGCAGCTGGGTTATTGGATCCCTGGGTCAGCACCTGCTGTGTGGGCGGTAGGGGAGTTGGTTGCATTTTTGGACTTCTAGAACCACAGGAGTTAGAAAAGAGAGCTCCATCCCTAGTCCTTGAATTGCCAGGGGTGTACAGCAGGATAAACATGATCACCTGCATTCTCAGGTGATAAAACCTGTCCGAATAGGTGTTGGAACAGTTGTCAGCCACAGAGCAAACAATGCAGCTGAGTGTGAAACAAGTCAAAGGCTCCTTCCTGCAAAACCTTTTTAAAGCCTAGATGACACGCTCCACTTTGGAGTGAGGAAAAATAGATCCTAGGTGAAGGAGGACTGAAGCCATATGTGCTGACAGAGGTGGTTTGTACAGCGATCAGCCACTGGAGCACAAATCCCAGTGTCCCTCATGGTGGAAACACCTTCTGTAGCAGTTGTGGAGACACAAGGCTGCCTTCATGCTGCTGGAACCCCGCTGCGTTTCCCTGCCCTGGCAGAAGAGTGAAGAAGGGCACCCTGTTCCACTTCCAAGCTGGGTTTatccagcagcacaggaactGGGTCACAGCCAGGGTTTGGTATCACCTCTTGCCTCCCTGCAGGAAGTTGGTGTGCAGTGCCCCGTCTGCCGGGAGACCCTGGTTTATGATCTCTGCGCTCTgaaggcagcaccagccccacagcagcccctggtAAGAAATGGGGGTTCACCTGCCCCACTGTGCCCACTCGCTGGGTGACTTCAGTGGGGGCAATATAATGGATGAACAAACACACGCTGCACGCTCTCGGGTCCTCCTGGGTAGCCCATCCAAAGGGCAGTTCATAAAACCTAGCAAGGTGTCTTCTGACTGTCTAATGTGTCCACAAAAGGCAGGTTTCATTGTGTAGCCCTGAGTTTTGAgcagatgtgccaggggagaagTGATTCTGCCATGGGACATGTCCCTGTACCCACTGGGATATACTCAGGGTCAGGCAAGTGACCTGATTGTAGCTGCTCTGCATCCTGCCCCAGAGCAGGATGTCCCAAGGTGGTCACTGCAGGAACAGCAGGTCTGTGCTGCCATGCTGTACCTCTGTCTAGGGGTTTCACATGCATCTATGGGCCTGGTCAAATGTGGCAGAAGGGGGCAGGTTGCCTGGGCGCTGTGCAACCAAAGGAGGGTTTGGGCAGTCACTCTCAGCActgccagctgcctgcccaCACTAGGTGTTGAGAGAGCCCTCGCCCTgccttgctttctgctgctcaggAGCCATACAGGCCGGATGCCAAGACGCTGCAGCACCAAGAAGAACTGCGCTTAATTTTCAAGAGACAGCAAGAGAAAGGGGGAATCATTGACCCTGAAGCAGAGAGGAACCGTTACTTCATCAGCCTCCAGGCGGTACGGCACCAGGAGACCTGGCGAGGGGGGCCCTGGACTGCAGGACCAGGCATGGTcatctgctgtggggctgccccatccTTTTCTTATCTGGTGGCTTCTCTCTTTCAGCATCCAGGCCAAGCTGCCTCTGACCCACTGGTGAGTGCGAGCACTGTGGACACACCCCAGCTGCCCAGCCAAGCCTCTGCTCCAGAGCCAGCTGAGGCACCGGGGGCCAGGGCaaaccctgggcagcctgagagggctgctgtgcccagggagcagcagagcaagagggagaagcacagaggGGAGAGGCCAGGCCCCAggggccagggcaggcagccGGGCAGCAGCTTGCAGGAACCGGCAGAGGAAGTCTGTCATCCGCTCCATGGCCCCAGGGGGCCAAGGGCCTTCAGCCAGAGACCAGAGCGGAGACCTGGTGGGAGGCACAGCCGGGAGTTTCCTAAGCCTCACAGCAGAAGCAGGGATGCTGCCCTGGCTGAAAGAAAGGAGTTGTGCCCTGAGGATCCCTCGCCAGTAACAGAGGCAGTGGACTTGAAAGAGGAGCACTGCAATGTGGAGAGATGGACCCCGGAGGAGGGGGCTGAggcccagggcagggagaaggagaaCCTGACGTTCAGCCGCAGCGACCATAGAGTAGCTTCCAGCTGGCAGGGCCACCACAGGCCCTGGGATTGTGGGAGGTGGGAGAGGTCCAGGGTCCAGGACCGTGGTTCCTACCCTAGATCACCAAGAGGGCGGGGGGTGCTCAGGCCCAGTGGGTGTCGAGAAGCCCATCTCCTGGAGAAGGAGAGTGGCTCCTAGCAGGAGGCGtgaggggctgggctggggagggctggtTTTGAGGAGAACAGTGGAGGCTCTGGTGGAGCAGTAGCAAGCAGATGCTGTACCCCTCGGGAAGGAAGAGGCAGTTGGCATGTGGCACAGCTTGGGACAGGCAGCGTCTTCAGGGTATGTGTGGCATGAAGCATCCTGGCATGAGCAAGTAGCTGGTGCCAGCATTGGAGAAGCTGACTCCTGACAGGTTATGTCAGCCTTGGTCTTGGAGGACCCAGGGTACAGAGGAAGCCTTGACCAGGGACATGCAGCCATCATCCCTCTGTGTGAGCTGCCAAGAAATGTGCACACCTACAGAGCAAATGGACTGAGCCCACTGTGgtgccacagcagagccagAGTTGTGGCGGGACCTTTCACTGGCAGACAGCATCCCGGCAGAGCTGTGGTGGTGCCAAGTGATaaggctgtgccagggcagcagcctgGAGTTCAAGCTTGCTGCGTCCCCTATTCCATCTCAGAGCACCTTCTCAACTGCTGTCGCTGTTCCTTGGAGACAACATCGCTTCTACCACAGTCCTGACCATTGTGCGGCTGATGGGCTCGGCCAGGCAAGTCCTTTGTACAAGACATttcccaggcccagccaggacAGCTAAATTAAGCCTGAGTCAACACATTGGCAGGCTGGGGCTGTCTGGTGGCTGAGGCTttgggctggctgctgctcctccaggaAGCCCAAATTTAGCTGGAGCTCTTGCCTTGTCCTTCAGCTGCTTTTGTGCAGGCAGAAGCTGATGGGGGAGACCTGGGAAGACCACTCCACTCTGCCACATCTGTCTGTGCAGATCCCTCTAAGGCCAGACCATCTCCCAGACCACCCGGCAGCCTGCATTTGAAGACATGCCTCAGTACTTCAGATACTCTTACCCCCCTTTCATCTTGAAGCTGATCTTGCTTCAAAGAAATGATTTGCTGTTTAAACTAACTTGGTGcagttccttctgctgctgcttcagattTAAACTTTTTCTCGCTCCAAAGCCACGATGGGTGATCCCAAGCCTCTGAAGTGGGACACTGCTATTGGGTCTTCTCCAGAGCCTGCtccctttgttttctctgcccTCTCGCTCCTGTTCCTTGCTGTTTGAAGCAAAGGTGTTGATCCCTGGTGTTGCTCCCTCATCTCCCTCCTCTGCACACCTGGGGCCGGGGCAGAGACCTTCCCCTGGCACCCCTACATGGCAGAAGGCCTCCCCACTCCCTGCTTTGCCCACCTTGGTGTAAGCTGTCTGGCTCACCTGGGCAGTACCGATTCCTTTACACTTGTTTGTGCCTTGTGTCCCCACCTCTCTTGGCCACACATGGGTTGTTactgtcttcctcctcctgtggAGTACAGAAATGGCTGTGCTGCGATGGACTTGCCAGAGCCTCAGGCGAGATCCCTGGGAAACCAAGTGCTGTGTGCCAGCTGGGAGGGCATTTGTGCTGCATCTGCCTGGCTGATTCTTTGCACATGAAGGCTGCACAAAAGGTCTCTCTTGAACAGGTCTTCCTCACCTGCTGCCCTGGTCTCCAAGCTTGGCCTTGTTCTGAAGGGTTGGTTTAACCCGCTGCCCAAGAACTTTCCATGCTTAAATTTCCAACAATGGCCTATTTTCCTATTTTCAACACTAATGCTCtaaaagggtatttttttctctcactggTCTGAGCCTACGCTACCTGTCCTGGGCTTGGGGATCCGAGAGCCAGACGTTGTGCCCTGCTGGGGACGAGGGCTGAGCACTCACTCCACGAAGAATGCcctcattttattttagtgcTCATTCTGTCCTTGTTGCAGCTGGTTTCTGGGTGAACAGCCTGGCCACACTTCAGTGAAAACATGTAAACTGTCTGACATTGGTGCTtgttctgctgcctcctgccttcACCTGTGAAATTGCTGTGCTCCAAGAAAGGCATTTGGTCAAGTCttgaaagaaacacagagatCTCTGCCCCTTGCAGCAGATGAAGCTGAAGCTCCTTGGTTTCGTCCAGTGAGCGAGGCTTCATCTCAGCAGGAAAACTGCTGTGCCAAGTGTTTGGAACATGGGAATTCAGCCATGGAAATCAGAGTGAGCAAGAACTTGGGTAACTTCAATCAAATGCCAGATGTGTTAAGAGGGGAGGGTTTTTTCCTGGAAGTAAGGATTTCAAGATGCCCACATCTCTCTGACTCACTGCTGTCAGCCTGGGGCAGAGGACATTTTGCAACAGCATGTGGAAAAGAATTTGGGCTAAACAAATCAAACCTCTTGGTCAGAAGGGAAGAACAGagcctgcaccctgccctggggctcctcACTTGGTGTCCACCTGTGTCACCCACCTACCTCACAGGGCTGCTGTGAGGCTTAACTGGCAAAAGCAACTCAGGCTGGGCAGAAGGCAGCGGCGTCTGTAGCATTAACACTATTAAAAGCAGAGTGACAGATGTTGCTTGCGCTTTCTTGTAGTGGCATCGGGCCCCTTTGGCTCTCCCTCACCACTCCCCCATCCTCCTGAACTGCTGTGAGGCATTCCAGTCACTCACTGGCCAGTGTGACCCCCAGTTTTGAGGGAAGAGGCTGGATCTGAGCAGTCAGCCTCTGCGGGATGGCTGGGCACAGGGTTTGAGATGCTAAAGCAGGATGGCTGAGCACAGGGTCTGAGATGCTAACAGCAGCACGTGGCTCTGGGAGCCTCTCTGAATCATTAGAGACCCCTGTGGCCACAGGATCAACCCTTCACTTCTGGAAACATTTGTGCAAGTCTGGGGTTCCATCAAGGAAGTGCCTGTTTGTGCTGAAATTCAGCCCCTTTGTACCCCCACATGCTCTCAGCTTCACCCCTGGCCCCGCAGGGCAGAGCAGTGACCTAATGGTTTGGGTTTGGCCTGGAACCagcttcccccagccctgccaagaTGACACAGCCCCTGAAGCAAGGACATCAACATGGGGCTGGTTCTGGTGAAGCTGATTTTGGGACTCTGAAATGGGgactggggaggggagaagagaggcTCTGGCTGGCTTGTTCTGTGGGTCAGTTCACATTCTGACCCCTGGTTCCATGGCATTGGGAAGGAGGCACAGAACCTGCCTGCTTCTCGATTGTGTTTCAGGCACCTGTTGCTCTACCAGCACATCCAGGACTTCTGTTCctgggaggaagaaaaccagGTGACAGGGAAAAGGCTACAAGATTGCAGACAGCTGGCCAAATCCCTCCCTCAGCTATgcacagcccctcctgctggaaggagaggagagtagtCACCTCCAAGATGGATTTCTGCACCTCACACTGGGCTGGCACGGCTGCAGAAATTCGCGTTGAGGTTAACATCAAGCTCTTTAGAAGATACTCTGTAACCAGCCAAAGCCTCTCATCTGCGCCTCCCATGCAGGACTGCAGGAGAGACAGTCATGCCCACCCAGGAATTATGTCCACACAGATCCAAGACTTGGCACTACAGGGCAAGTGCTGTGGCACCCGCCCCAGGGAGAGGCCCTTTGGGGGCACCCCCAGGCTGCCGCACAGGGAAGGCGACTCCCACCCAGGAGTCCTGGCAGCTTATGGCAATCCCAGCACAAGGCacatgctgcagcagcacccgaGTCTGAGGAGCAGCAAGAGCTGATCCCTTCTCCCTGCAGTAAGGCTGGCAGCTCTGACTCTCCatgtgttttaataaaaaaacaagGCCTTGAAGGGGTAGAGGTGAACAGAGACCTGGCCTGCATGGCTGggcagctccacagcatccctggGATGGTCAAGTCCTTGTCCCAGTCCTCTCAGCATGGCAGGGGAAAGCTGGCCCCTGGTCACAGCAGGATGGAGCGTACGTTTGCAATAGCTCCTTCAGGGTCTGTCTTGTAGAGCATGAAGTGGCCCTGCACCTGAGCAGCACTGATCTGCTTGGAGACCTCCAGCGCCTGCTCCGCAAACCGCTGGGCCGCAGCTGAGGGCTGCTCGGGGTAGAAGCGCTGGAACATGCAGGCAAGCTGCCAGCAGGAGCAGTGGCCCACGTACTGCTTGAGATCCACACGGCCGGGCCGCACCAGCGCTGGGTCCAGCCTGTTGAGAGACACAGGGGTGCCTTGAACAGCTGATCAAAGTGTCTCTGCAGGGTGGGTCCTGCAGAAAGCCCCCCACCACACTACCACAGCAAATGTCCTATCTACAAGGTCCTCTGCACTGTGGGATGGTAAAGGTGGGGGAGAGGTTTGTCCCTGGGGAGTTGAGCAGGAAATCAACCCAAAAGAAATaagagagctggggaagggctggcTCCAGAGGAGGACCCTGCACATCTCTGTCCCACGAGCAACCTCTGAACAACCCTTCAGGCCAGCTCGGTCTGAGCCAAGCCTGCCACACGGCAGTGTCTGACCAAGTGCCGTGAGCCCAGCTGCATCCTGCCAACCCAATGGGCTGTGCCTGGGGCCAGCACTTCACTCAGAGCGTGGCTGTAACCCCAAAATCCACAGATGCCCTTGGGCAGGAAGCTGGTACCTCTCCTCAAGGGCACAACCATGGTCTGCACAGTAAGGAAGAATTTGAGGGACCAGCAAAGGGGATTTTGATTAGTGATCAAGGAATTTGCATCCCAAGGGAGGATTTGGGAAACATGAACCCTGAGTTCTCACACAGGAAGGTGCAAACAGCCCTCCATATAGGTCATCAAAAGGGAGCAAGGTTTTCCCATGCCACCCTCCCTGTTCTCTTCCAGAGGGCAGCTCTGACCTGTCCACGTAGTTGGTGGTCATGAAGACAATCCTGGCCTCTGTGGAGGCCACGCCATCCAGCGCGTTGAGGAGGCCGCTGAAGGTCAGGCGTCCCATGCCTTGGTACACAGCTGGgtctggggacagaggtgtCTGAGATTGTGTCCATCAGCCACTCACCCTGTGCAGTCTTGCAGGCCACCTCCCTATCACCTCAGGCTTAAGCCAagctccctgctctctccttgCCCCACGGCTGCCCCTCTGCCTTTCTCTGGCTGACCGCATTCACCTCCCCTGCACACCCACACCCCTCAGAGCCCAAAAAGAGAATGAAGGGAAAAGCCACCTCCTCCCTCATGCTGAAAATAGCTGGGCAGGAGAAATGTCTTTGCCTGAGGATAAAGGACTGAATTGCCCTTTACGTGGCTTAGCCAAAAC includes these proteins:
- the RNF25 gene encoding E3 ubiquitin-protein ligase RNF25 — encoded protein: MAAAGEEAETTDWALPPEVEVLESIYLEELRVARGRGRWEPWEISITLHPATAQDQDSQYVCFTLVLSVPPQYPNKSPEVSIRNPRGLSDEQIQKISQTLKSVAEARLGTEVLYELIEKGKEILTDNNIPHGQCVICLYGFQEREAFTKTQCYHYFHSHCLARYAQHMEEEILMQQEEREQHLAPSPRQEVGVQCPVCRETLVYDLCALKAAPAPQQPLEPYRPDAKTLQHQEELRLIFKRQQEKGGIIDPEAERNRYFISLQAHPGQAASDPLVSASTVDTPQLPSQASAPEPAEAPGARANPGQPERAAVPREQQSKREKHRGERPGPRGQGRQPGSSLQEPAEEVCHPLHGPRGPRAFSQRPERRPGGRHSREFPKPHSRSRDAALAERKELCPEDPSPVTEAVDLKEEHCNVERWTPEEGAEAQGREKENLTFSRSDHRVASSWQGHHRPWDCGRWERSRVQDRGSYPRSPRGRGVLRPSGCREAHLLEKESGS